A single window of Candidatus Obscuribacter sp. DNA harbors:
- a CDS encoding YHYH protein, which produces MSSTAPGAVAHSGSGELVSAQKSSKETAASAPWDLFKLALSPAYANPANLSITVSGGYRYVKSDGLPDHSTGQFPNQGNPNSISEQSYSFKMPVNGRLNGNITALNHSPFGVAINGVVFDPGTAEYWNNDRSSGWHMEAMYLGQRLGLDWSNAHVQPNGAYHYHGLPEGILQKFKSAGKPVLVGWAADGFPIYAQYGYRSAREASGALVKLKSSYRLKRGNRPGGSSGPGGTYDGLYEEDFEYVANLGDLDQCNGRTGVTPEYPQGTYYYVITETYPFIPRCYHGTPDPSFERRPPGGGPGSGRPGMGGPNGGPGFGRPGMGGPNGGPGSGRPGRGGPNGGPGFGRPGMGGPNGGPGSGPDGPPPDSQ; this is translated from the coding sequence ATGAGCTCCACAGCACCGGGCGCAGTTGCCCATAGTGGTAGTGGAGAGCTGGTCTCTGCTCAAAAGAGTAGCAAGGAGACGGCAGCTAGCGCTCCCTGGGACCTCTTTAAACTGGCGCTCAGTCCGGCCTATGCCAATCCCGCCAATCTCTCTATTACAGTAAGCGGTGGCTATCGCTATGTCAAATCAGACGGTCTGCCCGATCATTCCACCGGACAATTCCCTAATCAAGGCAATCCTAATAGCATCTCAGAGCAGTCGTATTCGTTTAAGATGCCGGTCAATGGTCGCTTAAACGGCAATATCACAGCGCTTAATCACTCGCCATTTGGGGTGGCGATAAATGGTGTTGTATTTGATCCTGGTACTGCTGAGTACTGGAATAATGACCGATCCAGTGGCTGGCACATGGAAGCAATGTATCTGGGGCAGCGCCTTGGTCTGGACTGGAGTAACGCCCATGTGCAACCTAATGGTGCATATCATTATCACGGGCTACCCGAGGGTATTCTGCAAAAATTTAAGAGCGCTGGTAAGCCCGTATTAGTTGGTTGGGCTGCCGATGGCTTTCCTATTTATGCGCAGTATGGTTACAGGAGTGCCCGGGAGGCGTCTGGCGCCCTCGTCAAGCTCAAGTCGAGCTATCGTCTCAAGCGGGGGAATAGGCCCGGCGGCAGTAGCGGGCCAGGTGGCACATATGATGGCTTATACGAAGAAGACTTTGAATATGTCGCTAATTTGGGTGACTTAGACCAGTGCAATGGGCGCACTGGTGTCACACCGGAGTATCCGCAAGGGACTTACTATTACGTTATCACTGAGACTTATCCTTTTATCCCGCGTTGTTATCACGGTACTCCAGACCCTAGCTTTGAGCGCCGTCCTCCAGGCGGTGGCCCGGGCTCTGGCAGACCGGGCATGGGTGGACCAAATGGTGGTCCTGGATTTGGCCGGCCAGGTATGGGCGGACCAAACGGAGGTCCAGGCTCTGGCAGACCAGGTAGGGGTGGACCAAACGGCGGTCCGGGCTTTGGTAGACCAGGTATGGGCGGACCAAACGGTGGTCCAGGCTCTGGGCCGGACGGACCGCCACCTGACAGTCAATAA
- the pip gene encoding prolyl aminopeptidase, with protein MPFDRSLNLDGTKRRKLYPPIEPYKTGMLDTGDGHSVYYELSGNPEGEPAVFLHGGPGGGCSPSHRQLFDPAKYNLLLFDQRGCGRSLPHADLQNNTTWHLVADIERLREMHDIDKWLVFGGSWGSTLALAYGEKHPERVTALVLRGVFTLRRSELEWYYQHGASMFFPEKWQRFLSQVSEQDRGDMIGAYNKLLTGTDEAKKLAAARIWSVWEGETVTLLPDASNSDHFAEAQFAIAFARIENHYFSNAGWLEEGQLIKEASKLKGIPGVIVQGRYDMACPPVSAWDLHQAWPDAELIMVDDAGHAYNEPGILHHLIEATDRGGKPSHLVAAAKSR; from the coding sequence ATGCCTTTTGATCGATCACTTAATTTGGATGGCACTAAACGTCGCAAGCTCTATCCTCCGATAGAGCCCTATAAGACAGGCATGCTCGATACAGGCGATGGGCATAGTGTCTACTATGAGCTGAGTGGCAATCCTGAGGGTGAGCCAGCCGTCTTTTTGCATGGTGGTCCCGGTGGTGGCTGCTCGCCATCACACAGACAGCTTTTTGATCCAGCTAAATACAATCTATTGTTGTTTGATCAGCGCGGCTGTGGTCGCTCCTTGCCTCATGCTGATTTGCAAAATAATACGACCTGGCATCTGGTGGCAGACATCGAGCGGCTGCGCGAAATGCATGATATCGATAAATGGCTGGTTTTTGGTGGTTCATGGGGCTCTACTCTGGCTCTTGCTTATGGTGAGAAGCATCCAGAGCGTGTCACAGCGCTTGTGTTGCGGGGTGTTTTTACTTTGCGCCGCTCTGAACTCGAGTGGTACTACCAGCACGGTGCCTCAATGTTTTTTCCTGAGAAATGGCAGAGATTTTTATCGCAAGTAAGTGAGCAAGATAGAGGCGATATGATCGGCGCCTATAACAAACTTTTGACCGGCACAGATGAAGCCAAAAAGCTTGCCGCTGCTCGTATCTGGAGTGTTTGGGAAGGCGAAACAGTGACGCTTTTACCTGATGCCAGCAATAGTGACCATTTTGCTGAGGCTCAATTTGCTATTGCCTTTGCCAGAATCGAGAATCATTACTTTAGCAATGCTGGCTGGTTGGAAGAAGGTCAGCTGATTAAAGAAGCAAGCAAGCTCAAAGGTATACCCGGTGTGATCGTACAGGGGCGTTATGATATGGCCTGTCCTCCAGTATCAGCCTGGGACCTGCATCAAGCCTGGCCCGACGCGGAGCTAATCATGGTAGATGATGCCGGACACGCCTATAACGAGCCCGGCATTTTGCATCATCTAATCGAAGCCACTGACCGCGGCGGTAAGCCATCACATCTGGTGGCGGCAGCTAAATCGCGCTAG
- a CDS encoding acyl-CoA thioesterase, translated as MNQGNFAEFETRMVEMVFPTQTNHYGTLFGGHALELMDKSAFITASRYARKSMVTASSERIDFQTPVKQGYLVEVIGRIVKRGKSSVTVHVELYGENLLFGVRHLCAHGNFVLVSVDEHNKPIPLDAAVVQAS; from the coding sequence ATGAACCAAGGTAATTTTGCAGAATTTGAAACCCGCATGGTCGAGATGGTCTTTCCCACTCAAACCAATCACTATGGCACACTCTTTGGCGGTCACGCTTTAGAGCTAATGGACAAAAGCGCTTTTATCACAGCTTCGCGTTATGCTCGCAAGTCGATGGTGACAGCATCATCTGAACGCATAGACTTCCAGACACCAGTTAAACAGGGTTATCTGGTGGAAGTAATCGGACGCATTGTTAAACGCGGCAAGTCATCTGTCACTGTACATGTCGAACTCTACGGCGAAAATCTGCTCTTCGGAGTAAGGCATCTATGCGCTCATGGCAATTTTGTATTGGTCTCAGTAGACGAGCACAACAAGCCAATCCCACTGGACGCAGCTGTGGTCCAGGCAAGCTAG
- a CDS encoding glycosyltransferase family 39 protein, with product MKAKYLILLAITVMGAALRAPLLNIGLTIDDACSANVVESSDLVDMFERIRVYEMSPPLYFLVLKAFAMLFGFNSITMALPSFIFGVLSIPTSYFLALRLTEPSPRASQAASVCAFFTAVSPLAIIYSHEARTYALAGLLLSWTIIAFWQFLTTKCSWRQAVPLFLSSTALVYTHYTGIFYLCILMLTAVIAAVKSNTKDALRALPPMLLACAALLPWLPILLYHKNVGTPWADPTPLSNFLHVFAGNLAATMPLPVVPAYLLLIIAVPIALIAYIVTRGKAALNNIKMALSDIRVIGLVSILAFSCASFGYVTPYMFGYVRYLSPLVPLSSALLALLVVRTAQTKINRALLIALLISGLSGAIWEVQQMASLDRSGLRQVAQQIKAGSFGDSVYITAPDFTGMILTYYLKHEYGYKDETLPTITGFACPESGKRPVKHEEDVQWWQRQGVIDLQMELLKKEQAKGAKRLIFIRDTYRPSSKLMPTREISDALEARLKQTYKAQPPVLYKGRANSYEVTQYDLQN from the coding sequence ATGAAAGCGAAGTACCTGATACTACTGGCTATTACAGTTATGGGGGCAGCACTGAGAGCGCCTCTACTAAACATCGGACTGACAATTGACGATGCCTGCTCCGCCAATGTAGTAGAGAGTAGTGACTTAGTTGATATGTTTGAGCGCATCCGTGTCTACGAGATGAGCCCTCCCCTGTACTTCCTGGTGCTCAAAGCTTTTGCCATGCTCTTTGGTTTTAACAGCATCACTATGGCGTTGCCTTCTTTTATTTTTGGCGTGCTCTCCATCCCCACAAGCTACTTCCTCGCACTCAGGCTAACAGAGCCCAGCCCCAGAGCATCGCAAGCAGCATCAGTGTGCGCCTTTTTTACAGCTGTATCACCACTGGCCATTATCTACAGTCACGAAGCTCGCACATACGCTCTAGCTGGTCTACTTTTGAGCTGGACGATTATTGCATTTTGGCAATTTTTAACGACAAAATGCAGCTGGCGACAAGCAGTGCCACTATTTTTGTCGAGCACCGCACTTGTCTATACTCACTACACCGGTATTTTTTATCTCTGCATATTGATGCTGACAGCGGTCATCGCAGCAGTCAAAAGCAACACTAAAGATGCCCTGCGCGCTCTGCCTCCCATGCTTTTGGCATGCGCCGCCCTGTTGCCCTGGCTACCGATTTTGCTCTATCACAAAAACGTCGGCACACCGTGGGCAGATCCCACGCCGCTATCAAATTTTTTGCATGTCTTTGCTGGCAACTTGGCCGCCACAATGCCACTCCCTGTAGTGCCAGCCTATCTCTTACTGATCATCGCCGTACCGATTGCACTGATAGCTTATATAGTGACCAGAGGCAAAGCCGCACTTAACAATATCAAAATGGCATTGAGTGATATTCGCGTCATTGGGCTTGTCTCAATACTGGCTTTTAGCTGTGCCAGCTTTGGCTATGTCACGCCTTATATGTTTGGTTATGTGCGCTACTTAAGCCCCCTGGTACCGCTTAGTTCGGCGCTTTTAGCGCTACTAGTAGTCCGCACAGCTCAGACCAAAATCAACAGAGCCTTGCTTATTGCCTTGCTTATATCAGGACTGAGTGGTGCTATTTGGGAAGTACAGCAAATGGCCAGCCTGGACCGCTCAGGACTGCGCCAAGTGGCTCAGCAAATCAAGGCTGGTAGCTTTGGTGATAGCGTTTATATAACAGCGCCAGATTTTACTGGCATGATTTTGACCTACTATCTAAAGCATGAATATGGCTACAAGGACGAGACTCTGCCTACAATCACCGGTTTTGCCTGTCCCGAATCCGGCAAACGACCAGTCAAGCACGAAGAAGATGTGCAGTGGTGGCAACGTCAGGGAGTAATTGATCTGCAAATGGAACTGCTCAAAAAGGAGCAAGCAAAAGGGGCAAAACGACTGATCTTTATCCGTGATACTTACCGCCCATCATCCAAACTCATGCCCACTCGCGAAATTAGCGATGCCCTGGAAGCAAGATTAAAGCAAACCTACAAAGCACAGCCGCCTGTGCTGTACAAAGGGCGCGCTAACAGCTATGAAGTAACTCAATACGATTTGCAGAATTAA